The genome window cagtctcccagcatgcagtgcttgaatgctagaatgaaaaaaaaaacgaacagaaacaatgtgggtctccatggaggaaacattttatttcctgcctcaaacattttaaaagggtttttgcAGAAAAGGCGAGTGATGCTCTGCATATAAGTTCAACCTCAGTAATTCAGTTacatttttatccaccctgagcttcatggctgaggcCCAAACTACACAGGATGTTTGCCCACAGGTCAGGTTAGGGttctgctaacctgccttcccttcccaacagAGGCCACCTGGCTACAAGGAACTTGTTTCCTTAAGCAGTGCAAACCCTGATTCAGATTGGGACCACAGTATGGGAGGGGTAGggtcttcctcctctcccctgtgccattttcttgACTTGGAAAGGACCTTtcttgactagatggaccagtggtccaaCCTGATATGAGATTGCTGTGTGTATGCATACCTAAAAGGAAAAATTTTCATAATGTTTAGAAGGGTCCATGCCTAGAATGGGAGGGGCAGTGGCATGGTAGAGCTAGTGCCTTGCAAACAGAAGGTGCCAGATTTAATCCCCAGCATTGCCTGTCAAAGGATTGGACAGAATGGGACATTAAAAACTGTGTTTTCTTTAGCAATCTGTAGCAGCGGGAGCTCGCAGATCACTAACTGAGCTGGCCTAGGAGTTTTCTTGATGATGCCCTGTTACTGTTTTCCAGGAGACTATCTGGAGAAGATGATCCCACTGATTGTTCAATACTGCAATGTTGAGGATGATGAACTGAGGGAATACTGCTTTCAGGCCTTTGAGTCTTTTGTGAGAAGGTTGGTATCCTTTTCAGGGGAATACCAGGTTGTTTGCAGAGCTAATGTTTTCTGATGGAAATTAGCTCTGAAATCACTGTTATCTGCCCTGATTAGCCGTGTCTGATCACGGCTGTGGGGAAGTGCCTCTCAGCAGCCCTCTTGTGATCTGTCCTAGGCAGTTGGTTGTGATGTAGCTGTGCCTGCTAGATATGGGACCTACCACTAAACTGAGGAACTACTTACGGAACCATATTCAGTGGCTCTAGAATTGTGCAGTTAGAACGCAGATACTAAAAGAATGGAAAGCACATTGCAGTTAAAATGGTTTGAGATAGATGGGAAAaccatttttcaggatttttaacggaatagtttttttaaaaaagagatgatTTTAGCATTttgcggggtttttttaatgccaagGATAAGAGTGCACAGAAGGAAGTAGTGAGAGTGTCTCTAAGAGGGATGAGAACATGATAGGATTGCCTGATTCGGTGTGGGAAGAGATCTGGTGCTTCTGCCAAAGGAAGAAAGATGCCAGGTGAAGCTGCTCCTATAATACTGTAGTTGTTCAGCTCTGGTTCTCAGATGGATTTCAACAGAAGGATCCAAGTGGCATTTAGATTTCTTAGCGAATATAAATCCGGGCCTTTATTAGAAATGAATGGGGAGCACTTCATCGCATTTAGACCTTGCGCTTGTAAACAATCGTTAGATCTTtatgaatatatttattttatttatgtatgttatttatagtctgcctttctcacaggaatTCAAAGTGAATTACACATAAAGTTTGCCCAACTGAGGTATAAACTGTGGCAAGCTGTGGCTGATTATTTTGCAAATACTGCTTATGGAATTGTTGTTCTGTGTTACTCTGgagttcttttgttttgttttttccaaagGTGCCCCAAAGAAATTGGTCCTCACCTTCATAATGTAACAGGATTGTGCCTCAAGTATATCACTTATGATCCAAACTACAACTatgacaatgaagaagaagatgaagaagaaatgaTGGAAACTGAGAATGGAGAGGATGAAGAACAAGGTGCTGTGCATtaggaattattttatttatttattatttgaatttataaaccgcccaatccccaaggggctctgggcggtgtacaacactatgtATGCAAGACATAACCAGGGTCACGatagtgaccaaatacactaaaatccattaaaacaattaaaaccatttaagcagcggacagaaacaataacaatagtaatgatggtgatggcgtcccgtagcccaattcctttaaactgCCCCCCAAAAAGAGAGGGAGCGGCCAGACTCTTCCTTAAAATAGCAATGAATATacaaataaagtataaaatagtaaacaaaagcccaaggagcgaagcaaaggaggggaggtggcgggggggggggggggcgactggacactccaaaggcccggcggaacaactcagtcttacaggccctactgTGAATTCACCAAAGGTCCCATAGGTGTCAGACtatggagggagagtgttccaccaggctggcatATAAACGGCATATAAACAGAGGAGCCTGATCTCCTCTGCTAGTTGTTGCGACGGCCCATTcaaacctcttccttttcttAGATCTCCATCCAGGAGGCTGGTAGGGAGACAGTCATTTTCCATGGCCAGCAGATAACATGAAAATGGCACACATGGCACAATTTTGTGTTACATTAAGCATAGCCCTCTAAAATACGTTCCCTTGTTGCATTTGAAGTTAAAATTGAAAATGTAAGCtaagcaacattttaaagaaatagatGAGGCAGTGATCAGCTGCCTTCTTTTTTAAGAACAGCACTCATTAATGACTGTTTGACTGCGGATATCCAAAGGAGATGCAAGTATAGCAAGGCTATTTCCAACAGAGTACCACCAATACCCCATAGCAGGGTCCATTAGAAGTCAGCCTTCCCCTTCACAGAGCAAGAAGAACATAAAAAGACCTAGCTTGCTCCCCTCCATTTTGAGAGCTGTCCATTCATTCCTGCTCTTTGCTTCCTGCCATTTAACCAGTgtttaatccataagagaaccTGTCCTCTCATTCCACGTCTGTTTAGTTTCCTTGGGAGAAACAGAGGGACAGCAATGCCCTGTTCCATTGGACCAACTTCCACTTCTCTCTTACTTTTTTCTTACTTCTACTACTGAATTGAATCTAAGACTTCTAAGACCAGATTGTGGCCCCTCCATCCCATGACCCCATGGTTCAAACTGGCCAGAAAACTAGGGAAATATCCTCATTTTCTATAGGGTTATGTGAGAATTTGATGTGATTATGTTATATTTATCCTggtgttaccctgtttccccgaatataagacatcccctgaaaataagacgtagtagaggttttgctgaagtgcaaaatataaggcatcccccgaaagtaagacgtagccaagtttttgtttggaagcatgcctgtcgaacaggaCACCAGAGCATGCGGCTGttgagcggaaaaataagacatctcctgaaaataaaacatagtgcatctttgggagcaaaaattaatatgtcttattttcggggaaacacggtagctgctcTGTGGGTGTATTTGTATGTGGGGGGTGAAGGATATTATTATTGAACTGGTTATATGTCATTTAGCcctttgattcttttttttaacactggCCCTGTCTTCTTGTCCTCAGAAAGTGATGATGAGTATAGTGATGATGACGATATCAGCTGGAAAGTCCGCAGATCTGCTGCCAAGTGCCTTGAGGCGATTGTCAGTACTCGGCATGATCTTCTTCAGGATTTCTACAAAACCCTCTCGCCAGCTTTAATAAGCAGGTTCAAGGAAAGAGAGGAGAATGTGAAAGCAGATATTTTCTGTGCTTACATATCATTGCTGAAGCAAACACTGCCCATTCAGAGCTGGTTGCATGCTTCAGATGAAGCAAGTAAGGAGGATGTACCTCTCAACATGCTTCAGAACCAGGTGAGTGGTGGAGCAATGAACCTTTGCATTCAGAGGGGTGACTCCACATAGCAGATCAGCAGCTTTAACATCATGTGGCTGGTCTGAAAGATCATCTGCTAAAAAAATCATCCCACCTTGAATTTGCATTAGGGTTGCTGGCTTTGGTTCAAATGGAACTCAAGTGCCTTTAAGACTTCTGTTGAGGAAGGTGTTTTATCTGGTGATCATTGGGTTCAATTTTACAGCAGACAAAAGAAGAGAGTAGAAGCAACAATACAAGGGCACTTTCTACCTTATTGTGGTGGAACTTTTGCAGATGCTTTGAAGGCAGGTGTTAACTAGAACCCTTTTCAGCTGAATGATTAGCAATGACACCAATGCATTTACTTGAAGGGTGGGGTTTTGTGGTATCTAGATGCACTGTAATAATGTAAACTGATGAAATGAGAAAgcaagcagaggcatattggggggaaatggtgcttggagacaaattgtctccgagTGCCCCCCCTTACtgtgcctgggggcagggctccaccccCTCTCCTGGAGTCCgacagcccagcttctgcccttccctctggggagagcagaagagactgacatcctccatcctccaagaggtgcttttataaacactgaggctgggggctgggCTCAGGAGGcggggccaccccccaccccctcccaggggAATGGCCCTGATCCATGCCCCTAgtcttagtgcttataaaagcacctcttggaGGATGCAGGACaacagtctcttctgctctccccagaggggagggcagaagccaggctgctggctgctgggttCCTGggagccctgggggaggggagccagcgtCCTCgtacatgggtggggctgagggatgacgacatgggtggggctgagggagcccaAAGACGACGAAGCAGCAAGACTTTCTGCTTCCTTGTCGTCTGTCAGCCAAACCTAGTAAtgcgggggggggagcaattttgcaccccccacaagatcagattagtggtgcccggagacaaggggtaccccccATCCCTGAGCAGATATGCCACTGAAAGCAAGTCTGCAAATACTAAAACTCCacttatgtatgttttaattttttttaaaaaaattatatttatttttaaatatttttatatttatgttttttttaaaaaaacaaagacttGCTGCTTTTATGTAACCTGCATGTGAAAAATAAGGAATGGATAATTGataaaaaagaaatcaagaaaCAGTGTAATCCTGTGTAATGAAGGCCCCTAGCTGGTTGGATCACGTTCTCTCTGTATACTAAATGATTTAATACCCAGCTGGCATTTGAGATCACTTGCTCTTCTCACCTCGTTTTGGGTTACTAATGAGTTGCTTTCTAAACTTACAGGTTCCGAACATCATCAAGGCTTTGCACAAGCAGCTTAAAGAGAAGAGTGTCAAGTCAAGGCAGGGATGTTTCACGCTCCTGACTGAGTTGGCTAACGTTCTCCCCGGCTGCCTTGCAGACCACATACCTGCACTGGTGCCTGGTAAATCTTATCCGTTGGGAGGGTGGGAAATTTTCAGTGTCAAATACGTTCGTACTTGGACTTTCATACATCTAAGCAATAAGGCAGTAGTTTCTTCCctgctgttctttcttttcttgtcaGGATACATTTTTACATACAAAGTTAAGCTAGTCATTGTCTCAGGGCCACTAGTTTCTCTAAACCTACTTGGcaccttttaaaatacatttgaagTTCACAAGCTTGTGGTGGAATGAGTCTGACTTTGTTTCTTTACTCCCTCAAACTTCATTTCCAAACTCTTGAGGCAGGCTGTTAAAATTAGAGCTACACACCCCTGAAATACACTGGCATACTCAGAGGAGTGACTCAAGAAGAGATACAGGAAGTATCTTCTTCCAATCAGAGGAAATTTTACCAAATCTTGCACCGTGATTGGATCATCTTGTACCAAATCAGATGAGATGCTGGGAGTTCCATGTAGGGTGTTCTAAGGATCTTTTTTCTCTTAAATAGCTGGGCACAAGGCCCTGATTCACATTGGGATTATGAGAGAGGATTTCTTAACTCCCCCACATATAATATTTTCCCAACCGAAATTATCACACTAGATTCCCATTGTTCAGGGTCCATTGCACAGGACCCACATTGCATGTTAACCCGCTCGAGCAAACTAGCCCCCTAAGGTTGTTTTGAGCATGGCCAGTTACACACCCACATCTTATTCCATCCACCCTTTCTCAGCACTAAATTCACCTCCATTTCATGCAGGGCAGGTAGCATGTAttgtcagtggcgtatctacctagggacaaggggtacccttgtcAGTGACGTATCtaccccgggcgccactcttctggtcacgtgaggggcgcaaaatcagccccccacgtgaccaggaagtcctgctgtctcctcgtTTTCACGTGCCCCAACCCGTTTCGCGTGCCCCAACCCCTTCctgatctccaagccccacccgcccggcctcaatgcttataaaagaaggtctccgaggccgggacggcagtctcttctggcctgcctggagggagcccagctggcagggtgagtctggaggggaggtgggcaccctagaccttgcccatgtccatggtgacatgggtggggtcgagggcagtgggggtggagcctgggggcatcaagggcggggggggcagaggctgggggggcatcctggagacaatttgtctccgagcaccatttacccctggaacgcctctgtgTATTGTGTACTGCTGTTATCTTTGCCTCCTCATCTATTTTCTGGCTCTGTGCAAGAGTAATGCATTTCCTTGCAAATCACGGTCTGTTGCACTGAGTTTGCACTGACACCATGATGTGTTGCCTATGGGTGTTTCCACATCTAAAACTTTGCATGGGGAATCAGCATGGGGAAGTTGTATTGCACCTTCATGGATCAGTGTCCTGCAGCCCATGGgccctttcttctccctctcagGTGACCTCTAGCACTCTTTATATTGCCTGCttgcgggggaagggggcaatACAAAACTTATTGAACATTTTTCAAAGGAAACATTGATGTgaaggtcttttctgcacaaatcatttAGAGCATCTCCAGAACATTTTCGatcccccctttaccacaatgtttgtctgcactcacctcctccaaacatttcagttTTTTGCTGATCAATTGATTTGATGCCTTGTCAATCTGTTGAATCATTGCTTCATGGAATTTATAGGGTTACTCGTGAGTAAATTTACCCACACGtaagagaaactgcaggaagaatAGCTGTTGAATCAGTTTGTGTAATGGTgagtttactcatgagtaaatttacctACACATAAGTGAaaatgtgagggggaggggagtgagagagCCATCCTCCCAAATGTAAAATTCACCAAAAAATGAAAACCAAGAGGCCAGGAATGCGAAAAAATGGCTCCAAGGGGAAAGTTGAGGGCACAGAGGCTTCAGAAACAAGCTGGCTTGGGAGTGGGAAATCTGAAATGTTTCAAGAATGTCACAGTGCAAGGGAAGccagcttgaaaatgtttcagccaaaagaatcgttgtaaaaaagttttcaaacaccacagatttcttttttaaaaaatgaaatatttccagGACGAATGGGGGAAATGAAGTGTGGATTGCTGTGGAGGAAATGATTTCTTaaagttccagaaacattttaggtgacttgtacGGAAAAAGTTATTACTACATTGATATATTGCTACATTGATGTTACTGCCTGTATGGAACAATGGATTCTACGGTATGGatgaagaaggcagcaaaaataCTTCCCCTGGATGCCCCCATAAGCCCTTTTCTGCTGGGAAACTGCATTGATAACAAACAAGCATTGGGAAATTCAGCAAGGAGTTGAGTCCTTCCACCAGCAGGACTGTTGGTGCCCCTCAAACCTGCTGGGATGGCAAAAACTCCTGAAGTAGATGTCAACAAAATAAGAATTTATGTAGCATTTATGTGGTGATCCACTGTTTGCCACTAGTTGAACAAAAGGTTTCAAGTTGGGATGGGTAGAATCCCCCCTCACAAGTTGGCCCAGGCATGGCAGGACACAAGCTCTCTAGGGCCGACAGAAGCCAGCCTGGATCCCTGGATCGGCAGACAAAGGGAGGTCAGCCAGTTGCAATTCACAGATATTTGTCAAATTATTAATACATCATACATCAatgtattacaaaataaaataaaaacaacatccaCCAGAAGCCACTCGACCAGAGAGCAGAACAAAACTGGAGGTTGGAGGGGACCTGGAGAGACCCAGTTGAAAAAGTGGGGTGAGGCTGGGATGATGCAACTGttatgggtgggggaaaggaggagtggggagggaggaaaaaacccaaaggagGCATTGTGCATATATTTACTTCGCCTTCCCTGAGAAGTAGGGGGGGAGGAACGACTGGATTTTCCTCACACTCCAAAAATGTGGAGCTTTCCCTTTGAAAAGCATGGTCACTTCAGAGCAGTTGCATAAGAAAAAATCTAACCCTAATAATATATTGAAACTGCTGTGTAATTAAAAATCTAATTTGAAGCAAAAGGCTTCTTGAAGAGGAGAACATATCGGTGCGTAATGGACTCATGAAAAATGGCAGGGAAAACTTTAACCCCCTTGCTCTCCATACCATGGTTCTAGTCTGAATTGTGGCCCCAAGTGACAACTatttaaagggggaaaggaatgCTGGGAGCTTGGAAGTTGGAATTCCCAGTGTGTCATCTGATTGAgccctttgtcacttccagttcTGTGTGGAGTTATACAGAATTGCCTGACCTCAGAGGAAGCACTCAGTTTGGGAATGATTGCCTGAAAACATTAGCAATTTGCGTTCATGGCTCTGTGGAAGAGCATCCACATGGCGTatagaaggtctcaggttcggTCCTTGGCACagctagttaaaaggatcagatagtaggtgatgtgaaaggtggCAGCCTAAAACTCTGGAAGCAGCTGGCGATTTGAGTAGCCAATACTGATGGAGCATTGATCTGATTCAGTGCAATACAGTTTCATGTGTGTCAGTTACCTAACTGAACTTGGAATGTATATTTTATTGACTGCAAGATAATTGGAGAAGTAGTAAATGCCTGATAATAAAGAGGAGGCTTGTAACATAGTGGTGGCAAATTGCAGATCTGGTTAAACTCTAATATTCCATCTACTTAATGGCCATGTTGACCTATAACAAGGTTAGATCTCTTTTTGCGTAtttgtttcctctcttttctAAGGCCCAGGGCTGTTTCTTGGTTGACAAAACATGCTTCGGAGAGCGCAATAAAACCCCCTTATTATTGTATTGCATTGTTATAACTCTCTAGCAATGgggctttacattttaaaaattcctgtacCATGACTTCAAGCATAACATAATGGTCAGTGAATTACTGCAATCTATTTTCTGCACTTggttttataaaattatttggTGTTGTAACTATTATATTGCACCGATCAAAAAACAAAAGCCCCATTGTTTCATTTCTGAGAAATATTATTTTCCagagtggaacacattccagggtttttaatccttttttgttTCAGGTTATAAGAAACTATTTAAAAACTTTCAGAGCCAAGaatcaataaataattttaataggTAGTTGGAATTCTGGAAAGAACTCAGGAAGGGGTGCAGAATCTATTGAATATTCTGGGTACCAATTATGACACATTGACACTAATATTACTGTGAGTGGTTCATCTTTATTTGAAGTGTTGTGAAtgtttgtacatttttaaaaaatagccattCAAAGTACTTAGTAGTCATCTCATATTAGCTCTTGCTGATTGCATGTAAGGGCAGGTGATGGCTTCCAACTGCAGTTTATGTGGTAAGGGAGCACAGAGCCTTCAAGGAATAAAAGTTGAGATCACAACAGAGTGTACTTGaggtggagagagggaggagtcAGGTTGACAAGGGTTGTCACAGGCATTGTCCAGTTTGGATCCAATGCAGTGTGTATTACAAGACATAAAACAATGCTAactatttttttccctccccaaacaggtATTACTTTCTCTTTGACTGATAAATCCAGCACCTCTAACATGAAGATAGATACACTGTCCTTTCTTCATGTTGTTCTTTGCAATCACCCCCGGGAGGTGTTCCATCCCCATGTTAGGGCACTGCTACCACCAGTTGTCCTTTGCATAGGAGATCCCTTTTACAAAATCACCTCAGAAGCTCTTCTCGTTACTCAACAGCTTGTGAAAGTCATTCGGCCCCTGGATGTGCCTTGTACGTTTGATGCCAAACCCTATGTACGAGACCTGTTTTCTCCTACTCTGAAGAGGCTAAAAGCTGCCGATATTGATCAGGAGGTGAAGGAACGAGCTATCTCTTGCATGGGGCAAATCGTTTGCAATCTTGGAGACTATTTAAGCAGTGATCTCCAGCCAACTCTGAAGATTTTTCTTGAAAGGCTGAAGAATGAAATCACTAGACTGACCACCGTCAAAGCACTAAGTTTAATTGCTAGTTCTCCACTGAAAATAGACTTAAGGCCTATTCTAGCAGAAGGATTCCCCATTCTGGCTTCCTTCTTGCGCAAGAATCAGCGTGCCTTAAAACTGAGTACTTTGGCCGTTCTGGACATTTTGATCAAGAACTACAGCGATAGCCTCAAACCAGCCATGATTGAATGTGTTCTGATGGAGCTTCCTGATTTAATTAGCGAGAACGATATGCATGTTTCTCAAGTGGCTATCACATTTCTCACTACCTTGGCAAAGGTTTATCCCTCTTCCTTGTCCAAGATTAGTGGGACGGTTTTATCAGAGCTTTTTCAGCTTGTTTACTCCCCACTGATGCAAGGGGGAGCCCTCAGTGCcattgtggacttctttcaagcTCTGGTTGTTACCAAGACAGTCAACATGAGTTATACAGAACTAATGAAACGGCTGACTAGCCCTATATACTCCTCCAGCCCTGGTGGGGTATCTGTAAGTTTACATAAACAGGCCTATCACtctgttgcaaaatgtgttgcagCCCTTTCATCCGTGTGCCCAAAAGAAGTCCCAGGGGTAGTAAACCAGTTCATTCAGGATGTGAAGAATCCAAAGTCCAGTGCGGCAGTTAAAATGTTGGCCTTCCTTTCACTGGCAGAAATAGGGCGCACCATGAACCTCAGTGCGCAGAAGGAGCTTAAACCTGTGATACTGGATGCATTTTCTTCTCCCAGCGAAGAGGTGAAGTCGGCGGCTTCCTATGCACTGGGGAACATCAGTGTCGGCAATCTGAAAGAATACCTCCCCTTCATGCTCAAAGAGATTAGTGGCCAGCCCAAGAGGCAATACTTGCTGCTTCATTCGCTGAAGGAAGTCATCAGCTCCTCCCCAGGAGACAGTCTGAAACCCTACGTGGAGGACATTTGGGGCCTGCTTTTCAAACACTGCGAATGCACAGAGGAAGGGACCCGCAACGTGGTGGCTGAATGCCTGGGGAAGCTGACTGTGGTGAATCCTTCTCAGTTGCTGCCAAGGCTGAAAAAACAGCTGTCTTCAGGTAAGAgagaagctggactggaataaTTCTAGAACAGTGAGAGATTCCATCTATGTAAGAGAGGCCCCACTGTTTGTCCTCTGAGATCTGGGCGTTGAACTGTTGCACTGGCTCTTGTGTGAAAGTTCACGAAAATGGTGGTGTAACAtgtcctcctcccttcttcagcagcttgCCCAGGAGTAGACTGGGAAGTCAGAACTGCCTTGGAGAAAGTCAAAATGAGTGGCCCCTGTTGTCCTGCAAGCCagcattgtaagccccttagctCAGTTGGCTTACAATGGGGACTGGCTCACACACAGCAACATCCCCCAAACTGGAAGCAGGGCGGTAGAAGACAGTTGATGACCTGTACAAATTACCATGGCTGGTGAGGTGTGTGGGTCAAGTGACCCCTAAGTTGTTGGCTCTCTTTGCTCCTTGCCACCAATGGACCTGTATGACTGTGACCCTCTGGGAAATTTTCCTGAAAGTTCAATGGCCAGTCCTTCCTGCCACTTGTTCCAGGAATCTTCTCTGTGGTTGCGGCAACCCTTTTTAACTACATGCACCAAAGCATGCAGGCCCCAGGAGGGGGAATCGGTGATATTTTCTCCTCccatagaagaggaagaagagttgatttcaCCCGTTCCACCCTCCATAGTAATCCCTTGTACTATAATGTATATTGTTCACAAGAGTctccctgctgggtgatcttggaccagtcacagttttctctgaattctctcagtgccacttacctcacaaggtggctgttgtagggagaagaagggaagaatttGCATGCCACTTTGAGATACcatgaaggtagagaaaagcagggtataaaaacaaactcttctttgttGTTTTCGTACCAAAGTACCACTTACTGGAGAGAGGGGCAGTCAGATTATAAATTAATTACTGATGTCAGCATCAATGGCTATCGATTGGCTTCACTTTTGCTTTATCATGCATCTCGGGAAGGGAAGTTTCATCTCAGTGAAAGTAGAATAAATCTGAGATGCCAGGAGGACTAGGAAAAATAAACTAGCAGAATATGCAGTtatggcaaaattaatgaactaTGTGAACAAAAGACCAATTAAAAAATTTCATGAAAGCATATTAATGATATTAATCTTAAAACTGGATAGAAGAGGAGATTGCTGAAATGATGAATATGAATTATTAAAATTATCTCAATATATTGTAttgaaaagtgttttaaaaaggtggggaaaacatTCAGATATATCATGGACAGATAGACGATAATAATATGTGAACCTAACTTTCAATATTTGGGAAGTACTTGTttaaatttataataataattaccattgcaaaggggtttttttttaaaatcaattctgagatctgattagatcaggctagtctgggctatacCAGTCAGGGCACATGATACTAGTGTATCATTTTGAGGTG of Sphaerodactylus townsendi isolate TG3544 linkage group LG03, MPM_Stown_v2.3, whole genome shotgun sequence contains these proteins:
- the LOC125429223 gene encoding cullin-associated NEDD8-dissociated protein 1-like, translating into MTNISYHISNLLEKMTSTDKDFRFMATNDLMMELQKDSIKLDEDSEKKVVKMLLKLLEDKNGEVQNLAVKCLGPLVSKVKEYQVETIVDTLCTNMLSDKEQLRDISSIGLKTVISELPPPSTGSTMTANVCKKITAQLTGAIGKQEDVSVQLEALDILSDILSRLGGILYSFHSSILNCLLPQLTSPRLAVRKRAIIALGHLVLTCNGNIFAELMEHLLAELKRNNSTSTTRTYIQCIAGISRQAGHRIGDYLEKMIPLIVQYCNVEDDELREYCFQAFESFVRRCPKEIGPHLHNVTGLCLKYITYDPNYNYDNEEEDEEEMMETENGEDEEQESDDEYSDDDDISWKVRRSAAKCLEAIVSTRHDLLQDFYKTLSPALISRFKEREENVKADIFCAYISLLKQTLPIQSWLHASDEASKEDVPLNMLQNQVPNIIKALHKQLKEKSVKSRQGCFTLLTELANVLPGCLADHIPALVPGITFSLTDKSSTSNMKIDTLSFLHVVLCNHPREVFHPHVRALLPPVVLCIGDPFYKITSEALLVTQQLVKVIRPLDVPCTFDAKPYVRDLFSPTLKRLKAADIDQEVKERAISCMGQIVCNLGDYLSSDLQPTLKIFLERLKNEITRLTTVKALSLIASSPLKIDLRPILAEGFPILASFLRKNQRALKLSTLAVLDILIKNYSDSLKPAMIECVLMELPDLISENDMHVSQVAITFLTTLAKVYPSSLSKISGTVLSELFQLVYSPLMQGGALSAIVDFFQALVVTKTVNMSYTELMKRLTSPIYSSSPGGVSVSLHKQAYHSVAKCVAALSSVCPKEVPGVVNQFIQDVKNPKSSAAVKMLAFLSLAEIGRTMNLSAQKELKPVILDAFSSPSEEVKSAASYALGNISVGNLKEYLPFMLKEISGQPKRQYLLLHSLKEVISSSPGDSLKPYVEDIWGLLFKHCECTEEGTRNVVAECLGKLTVVNPSQLLPRLKKQLSSGSPYARSTVVTAVKFTISDQPQPIDPLLKACIGDFLKTLQDSDLNVRRVALAMFNSAAHNKPSLIRDQLNMVLPHLYNETKIRRELIREVEMGPFKHTVDDGLDVRKAAFECMYTLLESCLDRLDIYEYLNHVEDGLKDHYDIRMLTFIMLARLSTLCPNTVLQRLEQLIEPLRATCSTKVKAGSVKQEFEKQDELKRSAMRAVAALLTIPNVDKSPVMAEFSSQIRGNPEMSSLFESIQKDSTSLSATELMDIS